The window CTGTTCTCACCCCAACCACAGACTGTTCACCCCCACTCTCCTCCGGGAGGTGTTACAGGTCTCTCCATACCCGAACCAGCAGGTTCAGAAGTAGCTTCTTTCCTGTGGCTGTCACCCTACTGAACTCCAGCTCTGACAACCAACCAACCCtgcgaacacagcctccctctttcatgcccagcttcttgaaaaggttggcGTTGCAAACACACTTCTACAGATTCAGAGAAAGTGGGGATAATAGGATGGAAAGAGGATGCAGAGAGAAAAGTGTGGGAGTAAAGAGAGAAGGCCTGTCTGCAGGCTGGAGTctctccagagagagagagcggctccCTGTGCGTAGTCCCTTGAATGCCTCACTGCAGCTTTTAATTCTATTAACCTGCTGGTCACTTAGACACCTGGGAGCTCTGAGGCCTCCAGGACACTCATTACAGCCTAATAATGATAACACAGGtaaaccacaacacacacaagtttcaATCCGGACACACAAACTGAGGCAGAGATCATGAACGTACATGAAGAGAATGGACAGTCAGGAGGAAAGTAAGAGAAACAAGTTATGTTCCTCGTAAGCTGTCACAAAAACATGTTCACTAGCTGCAGCTACACACGATGTAGTATACTGAGAGGGGACTCCTAAACTGCAGAACGGCATGCTGGGTACAGTTCGCTCTCTTTgtagcaaactcaaacattCCTAGCATCAGCGATGTAACTTTCAGAATGAACGCTTTGGTTCCAGGGAATAGCCTGTACCCAAATAGCTCCCTGTAAGTAAATGATGCGTAGACTTGAGCATTGGTTGAGCAGGTGAATTTctcaggacccaaggaagtgaagttgtttggatgagcaATACCGTAGGCCGAAGCAATCAGCCCGTTCTGAACAGGCACGTTTCCAACGGGCATTGGATAAATTCATGACAAGCTAACTACATTTTTAGCATCTTTTCTAATgccaaaataattattttatgtagCAAGGTAAGGATGTTAAGGTTGTGATGGACTTGTGGTGATCCTCTACCATAAAACTGTTGTAGCTAAATACTAAAGGCTGACCtaaaaatattgttattaaaaCGAGGCAGAGCTGACAGCACCATCCGAAGTAAGGCCTTTCAGATGTGCGCATCGCACCTTGTTGTGTATGTACTCTATGAAATAGCTTCAATGGTCCTAATTCTGAGTCAAAGGTTCCCTTCCATCTCACAAAATATCAAGAAGTTCTTCAGCATACTTTTCACCATCATCCCACCAATCATTAACCCCGTTATCTATGGATTGGTCAGTAAAGAATTATGTGCAAGCATCATCAAGCATTTAACCTATAACCGAGTCAGAAAATGAGAGGGGGTTAACTTCTTTAGGTCATTGTATTCCTGATAATTAACTTAAATGTAGAACACTTTTAAAATCTTCTTTACCTGCTTGTAAAGTTTTCAATAACAGTGTACATCTCAGTATGAAAGATTATTTAGGTTTGCGGCATACTTGTGGCCTAGTGGTCAATAGCCTCTTTGaccccagacccttctcagttgtaactgagagtgggtctgggaaagcttaattcacagcccatttccatttccatttccaCGCCGCTCAAATGattctgggcgcaattggatagtccttcaaccaatcagaccaacgatcggGGATGACGTAGCAGTgacatcaacgggttgctgcctgcttcggtggccgtcatgttgaatgtaaacaaaaagctgctcgccgtcgctatgctatcgtcatcgtgtaaagcccgcctcaacggttgtgattggtgtaaagcccgcctcaacggttgtgattggtgtctcgatttggaaacattggaaatgggcttgaatgggctcttggcttgcagagcaaatctcaaatttgccggaagttcgtcagggttttcccagactAAGTGGTCGAGCTCTTTCCACAAGACCCATGTCGGTAGCTACTTTCCACTatcaaaaatattaataattgtTATTTCTCAGTCTAATCACTCCACAACCTATTAGATGTTGTcaatgactacgtttacatgcacataatattccggtttttgcctttattctgaaaaaaggatgatattccgactaagctgtttacatggctgatgaaagtgaatattccaatataataataaaatacactgGTGGTGGACCCtgtgaacacagcctccctcttttatTCCTTCAACTACCTTCTGAAAAGATCGGCGTTGCGAtgtttgcgcatatccaaaaacctgttaatatccaagtctttcataatggttaaaagtagctgtgtttctcttccttttcttttggcCGTGCATCTCtactgcagccttgcaaactgttggctggttggtttgtgtccaacaaccatagcaatgcacagagctgaccgtaagcagtaaacaggcaagaggccgtaaccTGTcataaactgcagtaaaaaccctgataTTTGCATATTTTGAATGTCCAatgaatgcttctaaaacctgaataataccggcatATCACACATCTTAATTGGAAAATGTTAAAttcagaaaaaggccttattcggaaaagaatatgctgtttacatgacctgtatctaATTCGGAATATTGTAAAATTCAGAAtgatagtggaatattagtgtgggTGTAAACATACTCAATGTGTCACAGAAGATCTTATGAATAGTAAACAATAATTAGTagtgagtaagtaagtagtATACAGAACTTGTAAGCAGCTTGTTGACAGtgatttttaaatgttgcatCACCCATTGTCTTAGATAATGATTATTAATAAGCCCCACAGTAACTTTGtgtctataaacattattacagAGATCCTGATAGGTGCTGGTGGATAAcatcagcagagagagagggcaggTCAGGATTAAAGATTGAGAAACAAGAAACACTTGAAGGCTGTATTACTAATCTGCAAGCGACTATTTCTTCACAATATGTATAACTCATTCTCAATTTTTGGTCAATGTCAAAGAGAGTAATTACTTCTGTAGATTTTTATTGTTCTCTGATATTGAGATTATAAGGGAATTACCTGTGGCTTTGacatcattttgttgttttcaggtTGATGGAAAACTACACCTACCTACTGATATCTGGGAAAGGCAGCATGTTTCTGTTGTGATCTCTTGATACCTAAATTGCCAGGACATTACTTGTGACATTTAAagcattgttttgttgttttcaggtTGATGGAAAACTACACCTACAACAGCTACACACTCCAACTGGAGGGGTTAATTGTTTCAAAAGAGTCTACGTaccctgtctttctctttttctttttctcctacCTGTTCATAATGATAGCAAATGTAGGTATTGCTGTTCTGGTTTTCATTGACAAAAATCTTCACCAGCCCATGTATGTCCTTTTTTGTAACCTAACTTTTAATGATGTATTTGGAAATTCTATCATGGTGCCTCGTTTGCTTTTAGACATGTTGCGTCCTCCCTCTGAGCGCATCATCACTTATTATGAATGTGTGGTCCAAGCTTTTACAATACACATGTTTGGCACCACTTCCCACACAGTGCTCATGATTATGGCCTTTGACAGATATGTGGCCATCTGCAATCCCCTGCGCTATGCTGCCATAATGACCAAGAAAATGGTGATTAAGCTGATAGTTTCTGCCTGGGGAGTGGCCTTTGTGTTGGTCGGGATTCTGCTCGGTCTGACCATACGGCTGAACCGATGCAGGACTCTGATCCAAAATCCTTTCTGTGACAATGCCTCACTGTTTAAACTCTCCTGTGAGGATGTGTCTATTAATAATGTCTATGGCCTCGCTTTCACTGTAGTTCTGTTCGCAGGTTCTATAGGCTGCATGGTTCTCACCTATACTAAGATTACAGTAGTGTGTCTCACCAGTAATAACAAGTCTTTGAACAGTAAAGCCTTAAAGACCTGCAGCACTCATCTGGTTGTATATCTGATTATGGCATTTAGTGGAATGTCTAACATTGTTCTGCATCGCTTCCCTCAGTACACAACCTACAGGAAACTCAGTAGCATTATGTTTCATATTGTCCCTGGCAGCCTCAACCCCATTATTTATGGTTTGCAGTCCAAAGAGATACGAAGATTCCTTTCCAATTTCAAGTTCAAGAAAGTATTGCCATCATTGTAAAGAGAATGTAAGACCAGATCAGTGCAACATATAATGTGGACTAAGTGTGCTCCACTGTACCCCTTTACAAAGACAGAGTGCATGATCACCTTTTCAATTAAAGCTCAGTAATAAGGGCTGATCCCTGACAACTGTGGTATGTGGAAAATAGAGATGCAAGGATCATGTACAATCTGTGCAATAAACACCAAAGGAGTAATTTCTGGAAAAACACAatacttttatatttataaCCATATATTGTggcaagaaaatgaaaaactctCTCTTAATTATGTGGCaatagtattttaaactaaactCATAGCTGGAGGGAAAGATGGGACGCCAGGAGAAAATTAGGAATCGTACGTAATGATAAACAAAACATCATGTTACTTTATCTTTTTTGTGAATCCAATATAATTTTGAATCCTACACATATTAGAGCTACTTTATGtttacagaaacaaaaacagttatgagatatattacattacattaaaggTTCTCTATGGAAGAttactgtaaaaatgtatttcattaaaacacaaaaaaattccatgacttCATTAAAATGACTTCTGCAGTCCTAAATTGTTGTATTTTGAAAttacatgacttttccaaaactttcaaAGATTTAATAATTCCATAACTTTGCCAGGTTTTCCATGATTATGGGAACATAATTATATTTCGTccttcaaataaatataaaaatacataacaaaATGGTTCGTGATTCATTTTTACTCTTCAAA is drawn from Sander vitreus isolate 19-12246 chromosome 13, sanVit1, whole genome shotgun sequence and contains these coding sequences:
- the LOC144528175 gene encoding olfactory receptor 8G17-like gives rise to the protein MENYTYNSYTLQLEGLIVSKESTYPVFLFFFFSYLFIMIANVGIAVLVFIDKNLHQPMYVLFCNLTFNDVFGNSIMVPRLLLDMLRPPSERIITYYECVVQAFTIHMFGTTSHTVLMIMAFDRYVAICNPLRYAAIMTKKMVIKLIVSAWGVAFVLVGILLGLTIRLNRCRTLIQNPFCDNASLFKLSCEDVSINNVYGLAFTVVLFAGSIGCMVLTYTKITVVCLTSNNKSLNSKALKTCSTHLVVYLIMAFSGMSNIVLHRFPQYTTYRKLSSIMFHIVPGSLNPIIYGLQSKEIRRFLSNFKFKKVLPSL